The Humulus lupulus chromosome 3, drHumLupu1.1, whole genome shotgun sequence genome window below encodes:
- the LOC133822822 gene encoding choline/ethanolaminephosphotransferase 1, translating to MCYIGAHGIAALHRYKYSGVDHSYLAKYVLQPFWSRFVKIFPLWMPPNMITLIGFMFLLTSAMLGIIYSPQLDSPPPRWVHFAHGLLLFLYQTFDAVDGKQARRTNSSSPLGELFDHGCDALACALESLAFGSTSMCGRDTFWFWVISAVPFYGATWEHYFTNTLILPVVNGPTEGLVLIVVCHFFTAIVGAEWWAQQFGKSMPFLSWVPFISEIPTSRLVLFFMVAFAVIPTISFNVHNVYKVVQARKGSMLLALAMLYPFAVLLGGVLAWDYLSPSDIIRSYPHLVVLGTGLAFGFLVGRMILAHLCDEPKGLKTGMCMSLLYIPFAIANALTARLNDGVPLVDESLVLLGYFLFTLVLYLHFATSVIHEITTALGICCFRITRKEA from the exons ATGTGTTATATTGGAGCACATGGTATAGCTGCACTGCACAGATATAAGTACAGTGGAGTAGATCATTCGTATCTCGCCAAATATGTCTTGCAACCCTTCTGGAGTCGCTTCGTTAAAATCTTTCCCCTTTGGATGCC TCCGAACATG ataaCTCTAATAGGATTCATGTTCTTACTCACATCTGCGATGCTTGGCATT ATTTATTCTCCTCAGTTGGATTCACCTCCTCCAAGATGGGTTCATTTTGCTCATGGATTACTACTGTTCTTATATCAG ACCTTTGATGCTGTGGACGGGAAGCAAGCAAGACGGACAAATTCTTCAAGTCCATTGGGGGAACTTTTTGACCATG GATGTGACGCACTTGCTTGTGCC CTTGAGTCATTGGCTTTTGGAAGCACTTCCATGTGTGGAAGAGATACTTTCTGGTTCTGGGTGATTTCAGCTGTTCCATTTTATGGTGCAACATGGGAACA TTACTTCACAAATACCCTTATTCTTCCGGTTGTTAATGGACCTACCGAGGGTCTCGTGCTTATAGTCGTATGTCATTTCTTCACAGCTATTGTGG GTGCTGAATGGTGGGCTCAACAGTTTGGCAAGTCTATGCCCTTTTTAAGTTGGGTTCCATTTATTAGTG AAATCCCAACATCCAGACTTGTGTTGTTCTTCATGGTAGCCTTTGCTGTTATACCAACAATTTCATTCAA tgTGCACAATGTTTACAAGGTCGTTCAAGCAAGGAAAGGAAGCATGCTACTGGCCCTGGCAATG CTTTATCCTTTTGCTGTACTTCTAGGCGGAGTCCTTGCTTG GGATTATTTGTCTCCATCTGATATTATAAGGAGCTATCCACATTTAGTTGTACTTGGAACTGGACTTGCTTTTGGATTCCTCGTG GGGAGAATGATACTGGCTCATCTGTGTGATGAACCAAAGGGTTTGAAAACCGGAATGTGCATG TCACTATTGTATATCCCTTTTGCCATTGCAAATGCGCTCACAGCCAGATTGAATGATGG AGTTCCTTTAGTTGATGAAAGCTTGGTTCTTCTTGGTTACTTCCTATTCACAC TTGTGCTCTATTTGCACTTTGCCACATCAGTAATTCATGAAATCACCACAGCCTTAGGAATTTGTTGCTTCAG GATAACAAGGAAAGAAGCTTAA